TTCACTTCACTGATCTCTAATGAGAGAAAGATAAGTActctctcgttttaacagtgtcttaagtctgaccaAAGACAAAGTATGGTCATAGGTCTCAGCCACAGGGTACAGATGATACAGGGACtgaacgcacaacagacggaaacgtttaagtgtggaaaccagcccagagtaAAGAAGGAAGACAGATgtcaactgattttaatttagtatgtCCTTTTAGGCGACAGGTATGGTTTGCCAATTCATCAAGTGCATATAGCGGATGGGTTCTCGACCGACTGTGATGAGATAGTCAACCGGTGCCTGCAGCTTAAACCCCTGGACTTTAAGGAGTTTGCCAAACTATGGAAGGAAATGAACTTCGATTTGTTATATGAGTAAGTCATATTTTCTATTTACATCTGAGGTTATTATCAAAAGGAATAAGGCTACTTGTACAACcacaaactcaaatcatttattcgggacttcgtctgtggtggcgtttgctggcgcgcgtgttgtgactttttggagtgtttttttttgttaaaactgactgaaaagcgctctaagggggtgccgtgcgtatgtcggcgagcggtggcacagacggggtccatacttgtatagtttagctaacttgttacaaataacaacaaacttgacattggctaatcattgtaaaagccagacgagagagaaaaaaaaaatcatttattcaatttggctaccattgtacacttttttttaacccccgacccaaaaagaggggtgttataagtttgacgtgtgtatctgtgtatctacgtgtctgtggcatcgtagctcgtaaactaacaaaccgatttcaatttagtttttttgtttgtttgaaaggtagcttgatcgagagtgttcttagctataatccaagaaaatcgtttcagccgtttgaaaattatcagctcttttccagttactgtaaccttcacttgtcgggggtgctataaatttttaatttacactttgttGATTGTCAATTGCATTGATTTACGctgaaatcttatttttgagtGGTGCGAAAATATGTATCTCAGTCAATCATAGCACGCATCCATCTTGGCTATTAATTGTTGTCTATCCGCCATAATTTATGTATGCACAAATTATGAGTGAGATAGCATGAGACTTTATTGTTCTTTTGTTAGAAATCTAAACAATCAATTAAGTCTGCATTTAATTAGTGTATACATGGTTTTACTCAGCATTAGATGCGCTTTTCTGTGCAAACTTGTTTTGAAAACTGTTTGCTAACAAAATgaatgcgacttataaaagtggtagtaatGTCTCTCATTTATAATTCTATGGTAACAAAAAATACCTCCATTTTTTTATAGGTCCATCTGTTTATAAAAGTTTCCTGTTATTCATCAACAACTCTTTCTGTTCATAGAGGCAGATCATCGAGTGCAGAAATAGCAGAATTATCTGAGGAACTGATTCACATAGCCAAACATTACATGGTCAAAGATACTAGTTATTTTGAGGTACCTAACAAATTATTTTGTGTATTAAATACAAACAGGACAAAGTTTAAGAACTTAAAAACCTGATCACCACTTCTAAAACTTATACCAGAGActaccaatttaaaaaaaaaaacaaagcaagTCTACCATTGTAAAAGAAAttacacttattattatttttttaatttttatggtggtcatttttaaatttttattatttttagttataccagcaatataaatacatattctctgaaaatttcaactctctacctattacggttcacgagatacagcccactgttAGACAGACGATCAGACAGACagtggagtcttagtaatagggtcctaaATAGTATGATGTATGATtcagtaagtatgtatttattcAGTTTACCTGAATGAAtcataaaaatctatatccatgtGAACGAAATCACAAGCAtgatcataaaaaatatttgaatcaactgaattttgacaaaaatcTTTTCAGGAATCCGTAACAGGGCTCTTCTTAGTCTACAGTCTGGTAAATCTACAGCCGTTCCCAGGGTTCGCCAGTCTTAGACTAGTGCCCAGCGACGTGCGAGCTGTGAACAGGATCGAGACGGTGGCGCGGCGCGAGCGACGACTGGACGTGTTGTATGTATTGGGCGAGGTGCTGACCAAGTGGACGCAGTACCACGCGGACGAACGGCCGCGAGGCATGGAGAACGTTCTCAGGAAGTATTTAGAAGGTAAGTACCTCCAAATCCAGCTATAGATGGTGTGTTTGACTATGACCTCAGCCTTAGTTGTAGTAGTGAGTGTACCGATAAGCGTTAACACATTTGTGTGCTTAACGTAAACCGTGTCGCGGTTAAGACAGTAACAATGTGTATgtgtgcactcacacaaacatagACAGTCATCGTGAAGTAGAGCATCTATTCGCCAGTCTTAGACTAGTGCTCAGCGGCGTGCGAGCTGTGAACAGGATCGAGACGGTGGCGTGGCACGAGCGAAGACTGCACGTGTTGTATGTATTGGGCGAGGTGCTGACCAAGTGGACGCACTACCAGACGAGTGGCCGCGAGGCATGGAGAACGTTCTTAGGAAGTATTTAGAAGTTTCATTTTTTTACACTAGGCCACGATCCACTTCGCACACTTCTGCaaggtaaataaatagaaatctttaatgcacatattataacaaaaaccgaaagaaactataaactaaaaataactgtatgcaaaggcggcgtTTAACCGTAAAGCAAtatccaccaggcaaccttagcaACATTGCCCAGGGGAGACGCAGGTTTGAATCCTGCTGGTTCtgcaattttattttctctttctaaatgtctattttataatacctaaaccctaaaatgtaatttttttttttgtgtaggtTTTACAAGTATAGACAAGCTAGGAGTGCGGCCGGTGGGCGTGTTCTACCGCCAGAATGAGGAGCTGGACAACATCAGGGACGTTGGCTCCATGACACGGCAGTATCTGCACGCCAAGGCAGCGCTATTTAGTAAgagaaatgtattttttattgagaGGGCTTTTTGAGCTATCttaatcgaacccaggacctgcCATTAATGAGGCTACAGCGCTTATATCACTGTGTCAGGGAGGTTACCAAGAAActctcagtaggtacctactagcccGGAGTTAAGAAGTTACTGGTGGGCCACCTCCGtgtctcggagagcacgtaTAGCTGTcagtcctgcgcctgatctccTGATTTCCGTCCCATAGggttatgagagtgagggaatagagagtgtacTTATGTTTGCGCACATATTTGTTTACTGtatctcccgcgcagttggTTAATCTTTATGGAGATTGGCCGCGCCGTGGCCGATATGCGGTCGGGTACTATTACTGTATTTACAGAACACATAAGAACAAAAAATTTaagctcgcttcgctcgcaATGATACATTTTTGTACGCCAGGTGACGGCTGTGACGAGCCCAGCCTCAAGTACATCAACGAGCGCTTGCCGAACCAACTCAACTCGTCTCTTCGCAAGCTGGTCATGGGCGTCATTGAGGACGACTGTGACTATGACCAGGAAAACGGTGAGTACATTCTttattcatcatcaccatcaacccatcaccggcccactactgagcacaagtctcttttttactgaaataaactttcacaagtacttattgtccaaaaagttagaggtacatgcccggggtcgaacccccgatcttCCGATAAAAGGCAGACATCCTAACCTCTAGGTTATTTTATCTATCTTTTTGTATCATAgcttaaaactatgacaaagaataaaaatacaggatagacttaAAAAGAAAGAGCACTAAATTGAGGTAACATCTGATGCCTGCCAGTGTGGGCCAAACATCGAAGCGTTACCAACCAATTCATCGTTTTCAAAAATGTTGGTGGTTGGTGAATCAAAATGGTTaccgcccactgagatttttacccccccgacccaaaaagaggcgatAAGTTTGACGATAAAAgagataagtttgacgtgtgtatctgtgtatttgtctgtggcatcgtagctcctaacctaatgaaccgactttaatttagtttttttttttgtttgaaaggtggcttgatcgagagtgttcttagctataatccaagaaaatcggttcagccgtttgaaagtctttttttctagttactgtatccttcacttgttgggggtgttataaatttttaatttacattggttgtctctataatttgtatgggattacgcaacagagagagtgctatactaacttctttccacgGATAGAGTTTAGAAGAAAGTGGGAGGAAGTATCATTTATTCAATCTCAGTTTCAGAAGAagatgaagaagaagaagaagaagaagtagagAGTAAGATGTCTGAAGATCGTTTGACAACTGTGCAGGCCATAAAGGCTAAAGCCATGTCCAATGCGGTGGATCCCATGAACCATCTGACTAGTGCTGAGAACAGGTTAGTCAGTTTTAG
The window above is part of the Maniola jurtina chromosome 5, ilManJurt1.1, whole genome shotgun sequence genome. Proteins encoded here:
- the LOC123865324 gene encoding snRNA-activating protein complex subunit 1-like → MPRDRYGLPIHQVHIADGFSTDCDEIVNRCLQLKPLDFKEFAKLWKEMNFDLLYEGRSSSAEIAELSEELIHIAKHYMVKDTSYFEESVTGLFLVYSLVNLQPFPGFASLRLVPSDVRAVNRIETVARRERRLDVLYVLGEVLTKWTQYHADERPRGMENVLRKYLEGFTSIDKLGVRPVGVFYRQNEELDNIRDVGSMTRQYLHAKAALFSDGCDEPSLKYINERLPNQLNSSLRKLVMGVIEDDCDYDQENVSEEDEEEEEEEVESKMSEDRLTTVQAIKAKAMSNAVDPMNHLTSAENRKKSKTTPASSSDLKTPTGKIKSGSHMRPITTSPKKAKTRRKPNVTTDSDDSDDDDADADLLIEEFNQISDDHGDETNDDGNNDGNTDDDNDDDEKSQEIKQQEHYELQYDESMAFNMESLPLILRTGDFGPDIEIEIIDHTKPKRKKTEAPKVTNRVVITPTPGAPKTTKRTKTPKTPNSDEEDKLAIKSRLNFLKTYKKDGKDDIALTIEGLPRRIKGKRDQKRREIKSRFQRQGLLPIANFEDKVEKS